The following coding sequences are from one Panicum hallii strain FIL2 chromosome 5, PHallii_v3.1, whole genome shotgun sequence window:
- the LOC112892205 gene encoding 2,3-bisphosphoglycerate-independent phosphoglycerate mutase codes for MASSGFSWTLPDHPKLPKGKPVAVVVLDGWGEANADQYNCIHVAQTPVMDSLKNGAPEKWRLVKAHGTAVGLPSDDDMGNSEVGHNALGAGRIFAQGAKLVDQALASGKIYEGDGFNYIKESFENGTLHLIGLLSDGGVHSRLDQLQLLLKGASERGAKRIRVHILTDGRDVLDGSSVGFVETLENDLSQLREKGIDAQIASGGGRMYVTMDRYENDWDVVKRGWDAQVLGEAPHKFKSALEAVKTLRAEPNANDQYLPPFVIVDDSGKAVGPVLDGDAVVTINFRADRMVMLAKALEYADFDKFDRVRVPKIRYAGMLQYDGELKLPSRYLVSPPEIERTSGEYLVKNGIRTFACSETVKFGHVTFFWNGNRSGYFDETKEEYVEIPSDSGITFNVAPKMKALEIAEKARDALLSGKFDQVRVNLPNGDMVGHTGDIEATVVACKAADEAVKIILDAVEQVGGIYLVTADHGNAEDMVKRNKAGKPLLDKSGGIQILTSHTLQPVPVAIGGPGLHPGVKFRNDIQTPGLANVAATVMNLHGFEAPADYETTLIEVADN; via the exons ATGGCGAGCTCAGGGTTCTCGTGGACGCTGCCGGACCACCCGAAGCTCCCCAAGGGAAAGCCGGTGGCCGTCGTCGTGCTGGACGGATGGGGCGAGGCCAACGCCGATCAGTACAATTGCATCCATGTCGCTCAGACGCCCGTCATGGACTCGCTCAAGAAT GGTGCTCCAGAGAAGTGGAGACTAGTGAAGGCTCATGGAACCGCTGTGGGTCTCCCATCTGACGATGATATGGGCAACAGTGAAGTTGGCCACAATGCTCTTGGAGCTGGTCGCATTTTCGCCCAAGG TGCTAAGCTCGTGGACCAAGCTCTTGCCTCCGGAAAAATTTATGAAGGTGATGGGTTCAACTACATCAAAGAATCTTTTGAAAATGGTACTCTTCACCTTATTGGGTTGTTGAGTGATGGTGGTGTCCACTCCCGTCTTGACCAACTGCAG CTACTTCTGAAAGGTGCCAGTGAGAGGGGAGCAAAAAGAATCCGTGTGCACATCCTTACCGATGGGCGTGATGTTTTGGATGGTAGCAGTGTCGGCTTCGTAGAGACACTAGAGAATGATCTTTCACAGCTTCGAGAGAAGGGTATTGATGCACAGATTGCATCTGGTGGTGGAAGGATGTATGTTACCATGGACCGTTATGAG AATGACTGGGATGTGGTTAAACGTGGGTGGGATGCCCAGGTGCTTGGAGAAGCACCCCACAAATTCAAAAGTGCACTTGAAGCAGTGAAAACACTGAGAGCAGAGCCGAATGCTAATGATCAGTATTTGCCTCCATTTGTGATAGTTGATGACAGTGGCAAAGCTGTTGGGCCTGTATTAGATGGTGATGCAGTTGTCACTATCAACTTCCGGGCTGATCGCATGGTTATGCTTGCAAAGGCACTTGAGTACGCAGACTTTGACAAATTTGACCGTGTCCGTGTCCCAAAAATCCGGTATGCTGGGATGCTTCAATATGATGGCGAGTTGAAGCTTCCTAGCCGTTACCTTGTTTCTCCACCAGAGATAGAGAGAACATCTGGTGAATACTTGGTGAAGAATGGCATCCGCACCTTTGCTTGCAG TGAGACGGTGAAGTTCGGTCATGTCACATTTTTCTGGAACGGTAACCGTTCAGGATACTTCGATGAAACCAAGGAGGAGTATGTAGAAATTCCTAGTGACAGTGGTATTACATTCAATGTTGCACCCAAGATGAAGGCGCTTGAAATCGCGGAGAAAGCCAGGGATGCTCTCCTTAGTGGAAAGTTTGACCAG GTACGCGTCAACCTGCCAAATGGTGACATGGTGGGTCACACTGGTGATATTGAGGCCACAGTTGTTGCTTGCAAGGCAGCTGATGAAGCCGTTAAG ATTATTTTGGATGCTGTGGAGCAAGTTGGCGGTATTTACCTTGTCACTGCTGACCATGGAAATGCAGAGGACATGGTGAAAAGGAACAAAGCTGGCAAGCCGCTGCTTGACAAGAGTGGTGGTATCCAAATTCTCACCTCGCATACCCTTCAGCCC GTCCCGGTCGCCATTGGAGGCCCTGGTCTGCACCCTGGAGTTAAATTCCGGAATGACATTCAGACCCCTGGGCTCGCCAACGTTGCTGCCACTGTGATGAACCTTCATGGCTTTGAGGCCCCTGCTGACTACGAGACGACCCTCATTGAAGTTGCTGACAACTAA
- the LOC112892203 gene encoding LOW QUALITY PROTEIN: pentatricopeptide repeat-containing protein At3g14730-like (The sequence of the model RefSeq protein was modified relative to this genomic sequence to represent the inferred CDS: inserted 1 base in 1 codon; substituted 1 base at 1 genomic stop codon): MAALRVPLRATLSRAGPPSARLLLPLHAHLVVSGRLAASPAALTSLVSLYARAPAALRPAIPLLLAPSDPLPCYNAALSLPHALALPIFRRLRLAHSPDAFSFPPLFSSAPSPPHLLALHGLALRCGLAQDLFCASALLRGCLRFGLADHAHRLFDELTDRDVVVWNAMVNGFAKLGCFDRATECFRKMREEGDVEISSFTVTGILSVCTARADFGRGAAVHGLLVKSGFDKEASVCNALIDLYGKCHKVDDATRVFEALPESDKDLFSWNSMLSALQYSADHVGTMSLFARMRRAALWPDAVTVAAVLPACAKTAALQVGRKVHGYIVTSGLAYDGALDVFACNALADMYAKSGGLDEARRVFDWTRQRDVASWNIMIDGYASHGRGQEALKLFHQMIEEGLVPDEVTLLGALSACSHSGLVEEGKDFLKRMKEEFGVEPQLEHYACVTDMLGRAGRLDEARKVVEEAGDVGAGAWRTYLAACRMHGDKERAQEAARMLMMAEESGSGGWVLLANTYGWEGNFEELEEVRGEMKRRGVQKAAPGCSWVELGXENSGSGXGDAEANMIYEMFHMLIGWMERCRHLSNIIPLYLVECS; encoded by the exons ATGGCGGCGCTACGCGTCCCGCTCCGCGCCACCCTCTCCCGCGCGGGCCCTCCCTccgcgcgcctcctccttcCGCTCCACGCGCACCTCGTCGTGTCCGGCCGCCTCGccgcctcccctgccgcgcTCACCTCCCTTGTCTCCCTCTACGCGCGCGCCCCGGCCGCGCTGCGCCCGGCCATCCCGCTCCTCCTCGCGCCCTCCGACCCGCTCCCCTGCTACAACGCGGCGCTCTCCCTGCCGCACGCGCTCGCGCTCCCGAtcttccgccgcctccgcctcgcccaCTCCCCCGACGCTTTCTCCTTCCCTCCACTCTTCTCCTCGGCCCCCTCCCCGCCGCACCTGCTCGCGCTCCACGGCCTCGCCCTCCGCTGCGGCCTCGCGCAAGACCTCTTCTGCGCCAGCGCTCTGCTCCGGGGGTGCCTGCGGTTCGGCCTCGCCGACCACGCGCACCGCCTGTTCGACGAATTGACCGACCGGGACGTCGTCGTGTGGAACGCCATGGTCAATGGGTTCGCAAAGCTCGGGTGCTTTGACCGTGCCACGGAGTGCTTCCGGAAGATGAGGGAGGAGGGCGATGTGGAGATCAGCAGCTTCACCGTCACAGGGATCCTGTCGGTTTGTACCGCGAGAGCAGATTTCGGGCGTGGGGCTGCGGTTCATGGGTTGTTGGTGAAATCAGGATTTGACAAGGAGGCATCGGTGTGTAATGCGTTGATAGACCTTTACGGAAAGTGCCATAAGGTGGACGATGCAACAAGGGTGTTTGAGGCACTGCCAGAGAGTGATAAGGATCTGTTCAGCTGGAACTCAATGCTGTCAGCGCTGCAGTACTCGGCTGACCACGTGGGGACAATGAGTTTGTTTGCAAGGATGAGACGTGCCGCACTGTGGCCGGATGCAGTGACCGTGGCGGCTGTTCTTCCTGCATGCGCAAAGACTGCAGCCCTGCAGGTTGGGAGGAAGGTGCATGGGTATATCGTAACGAGCGGACTGGCCTATGATGGTGCACTGGATGTGTTTGCTTGCAATGCGCTGGCCGACATGTACGCGAAGAGTGGTGGTCTGGATGAGGCTCGTCGTGTGTTTGATTGGACACGGCAACGGGATGTAGCATCATGGAACATTATGATCGATGGGTATGCTTCACATGGGCGTGGGCAAGAGGCACTGAAGTTGTTCCACCAGATGATAGAAGAAGGCCTGGTGCCAGATGAGGTAACATTGCTGGGAGCACTGTCGGCTTGCAGCCACTCTGGGCTTGTCGAGGAAGGTAAGGATTTTCTAAAGAGGATGAAAGAGGAGTTTGGAGTGGAGCCACAGCTGGAGCACTATGCATGTGTCACTGACATGCTTGGTCGAGCAGGAAGGTTGGATGAGGCAAGAAAAGTAGTAGAAGAGGCTGGTGATGTGGGTGCTGGTGCATGGCGGACATACCTTGCAGCATGCCGGATGCATGGTGATAAGGAGAGAGCACAAGAGGCAGCTAGGATGCTGATGATGGCAGAGGAATCAGGGAGTGGGGGATGGGTTCTGCTTGCCAACACATACGGTTGGGAGGGAAACTTTGAGGAGCTCGAAGAGGTGAGAGGTGAGATGAAACGCCGAGGGGTGCAGAAGGCTGCACCTGGTTGCAGCTGGGTTGAGCTAGGGTGAGAGAACAGTGGGAGTG ATGGCGATGCTGAGGCCAACATGATCTATGAAATGTTCCACATGTTGATAGGTTGGATGGAGAGGTGCAGGCATCTGAGCAACATAATTCCATTATATCTGGTAGAATGCTCGTAA
- the LOC112892210 gene encoding uncharacterized protein LOC112892210, whose amino-acid sequence MARTSVEFCVISARGLGRRSSLLKPQWFSVAWVDPNSKYCTKVDASGSSDPSWGMKFSVSADEHDLNSLQQMALTVEVYRREPIFLREHLQGAAVLQMKEYFDKFSNGEEHPGLIEGTASIQLRRRKSDKAHGFVDISIRICKEEDVHAQFSGSHDGSKYPNQVGITLAIEDGPLYNYPPLPSSHHRDHSERNDNYGNTMPTTPVTQPDPSPSGSNGYSNRPPPIPQTLPPPTSNPSYFSPPYPAARGQVPQNYINMPPRRFAGQNGPPNLGMEFGAGALAAGTMIFGENLLPGPNFGAGLDGVSLTLSSDAPF is encoded by the exons ATGGCGAGAACGTCGGTCGAGTTCTGCGTGATTTCCGCACGCGGCCTGGGCCGCAGGTCGTCGCTGCTCAAACCGCAGTGGTTCTCCGTCGCATGGGTCGATCCAAACAGCAAGTACTGCACCAAGGTGGACGCGTCAGGGAGCTCCGACCCGAGCTGGGGCATGAAGTTCTCTGTCTCGGCTGACGAGCATGATTTGAACAGCCTGCAGCAGATGGCTCTGACGGTGGAAGTGTACAGGAGAGAGCCCATCTTCCTGAGAGAGCACCTCCAGGGAGCTGCAGTCCTCCAGATGAAAGAGTACTTTGACAAATTTTCGAATGGTGAGGAGCACCCGGGGCTTATTGAGGGGACTGCAAGCATCCAGCTGAGGAGGAGGAAGTCAGACAAAGCTCATGGGTTTGTCGATATATCCATCCGAATCTGCAAGGAGGAAGATGTCCATGCTCAGTTTTCAG GGTCACATGATGGATCGAAGTACCCAAACCAGGTCGGGATCACATTAGCTATAGAAGATGGCCCACTTTATAATTATCCACCACTGCCTTCAAGCCATCATAGGGATCACAGTGAACGTAATGATAACTACGGCAACACCATGCCAACGACCCCTGTCACTCAGCCAGATCCATCACCATCAGGAAGTAATGGCTATAGCAATCGACCCCCACCGATCCCACAAACCCTGCCACCTCCCACTTCAAACCCCAGTTACTTTTCGCCACCGTATCCGGCTGCTAGGGGGCAAGTGCCACAGAACTACATAAATATGCCACCAAGAAGGTTTGCGGGTCAGAATGGTCCGCCTAACCTGGGAATGGAGTTTGGAGCTGGAGCCCTGGCCGCTGGAACTATGATATTTGGTGAAAATTTGTTGCCAGGACCAAATTTCGGTGCTGGTCTTGATGGCGTGAGCTTAACTTTATCTTCTGATGCACCGTTCTAA
- the LOC112892213 gene encoding protein LURP-one-related 8-like: MARVHPNVLPSPAAERAAAGPPAGEEEEPTSLTVWRKSLLFNCRGFTVFDAKGDLAYRVDRYDDAEAEVVLMDPAGRPAFTVRRKRLSLSGEQWLIFAGEEARRPVYAVKRGGGKSMARVAPCAGAAPFEVEGSYARRCCVVYDGERRAVAEVQPKEAVGTDVFRLVVQPGVDVSLAMAVVVALDQMFARPSLLRSWSS; the protein is encoded by the coding sequence ATGGCGAGGGTCCACCCCAACGTGCTGCCGTCGCCGGCTGCTGAGAGAGCCGCGGCGGGGCCGCCggcgggcgaggaggaggagccgacgTCGCTGACGGTGTGGCGCAAGTCGCTGCTGTTCAACTGCAGGGGGTTCACGGTGTTCGACGCCAAGGGCGACCTCGCCTACCGCGTCGACCGCTACGACGACGCCGAGGCCGAGGTCGTCCTCATGgaccccgccggccgcccggccTTCACCGTGCGCCGCAAGCGCCTGAGCCTGTCCGGCGAGCAGTGGCTCATCTTTGCgggcgaggaggcgcggcgcCCCGTGTACGCCGTcaagcgcggcggcggcaagtCGATGGCGCGCGTGGCGCCGTGTGCCGGGGCGGCGCCCTTCGAGGTGGAGGGGTCGTACGCGCGGCGGTGCTGCGTGGTGTACGACGGCGAGCGCCGGGCCGTCGCCGAGGTGCAGCCCAAGGAGGCCGTCGGCACGGACGTGTTCCGGCTGGTGGTGCAGCCGGGCGTCGACGTGTCGCTCGCCATGGCCGTGGTGGTGGCGCTCGATCAGATGTTTGCGAGGCCGTCGCTCCTCAGGAGCTGGTCCTCGTAG
- the LOC112892207 gene encoding protein PIN-LIKES 6 yields MMERSLMEALATAAQGGTSGTSVLSMLKYAVLPIAKVFTVCFMGFLMASKYINILQPNGRKLLNGLVFSLLLPCLIFSQLGRAITIEKMIQWWYIPVNIIVGAVSGSLIGFVVASIIRPPYPYFKFTIIHIGIGNIGNIPLVLIAALCRDPSNPFGDSDKCNQDGNAYISFGQWVGAIIVYTYVFKMLAPPPGRTFDGSEDDELPVKGSEENVVPQLAKYPIPTSTHTNTVPEDEPLLSAGEVQKECATSVGSKIMGHVKCVIKFLKDKQLLQPPIIASAFAIVIGIVPFLKNFVLTDDAPLFFFTDSCLILGEAMIPCILLAVGGNLVDGPGEGSKRLGVRTTVAIIFARLILVPLAGVGIILLVDKLGFIPKDDKMFKFVLLLQHSMPTSVLSGAVANLRGCGKESAAILFWVHIFAVFSMAGWIIFYLSLLF; encoded by the exons ATGATGGAGAGGTCGCTGATGGAGGCActggccacggcggcccagGGAGGCACATCGGGGACGTCGGTGCTCAGCATGCTCAAGTATGCCGTGCTTCCCATCGCCAAGGTGTTCACCGTCTGCTTCATGGGGTTCCTCATGGCCTCCAAGTACATCAACATCCTCCAGCCCAATGGCCGCAAGCTTCTCAACGGG CTTGTATTTTCGCTTCTGCTTCCTTGCCTTATATTTTCCCAATTGGGTAGAGCAATCACTATTGAGAAGATGATACAGTG GTGGTATATTCCAGTAAATATTATTGTAGGCGCTGTATCTGGCTCTTTGATTGGCTTTGTTGTGGCATCTATCATCAGACCCCCGTATCCGTACTTTAAGTTCACTATTATCCATATAGGAATAG GAAATATTGGAAATATACCTCTGGTCCTTATTGCAGCGTTATGTCGGGATCCATCTAATCCGTTTGGTGACTCTGACAAGTGCAACCAAGATGGAAATGCGTATATCTCATTTGGTCAATGG GTTGGTGCAATTATTGTTTACACATACGTATTCAAGATGCTTGCTCCACCACCAGGACGGACCTTTGATGGCTCCGAAGATGATGAACTTCCAGTCAAGGGATCTGAAGAGAATGTGGTGCCACAACTCGCTAAATATCCAATTCCAACAAGCACTCACACTAATACTGTACCAGAGGATGAGCCTTTGTTATCTGCTGGGGAAGTTCAAAAAGAATGTGCCACTTCTGTAGGATCAAAG ATAATGGGCCATGTTAAATGTGTGATTAAATTCCTGAAAGACAAGCAGCTTCTCCAGCCACCAATTATTGCATCT gcttttgcAATTGTCATTGGTATTGTCCCATTCTTGAAGAACTTTGTGCTTACAGATGATGCGCCTCTCTTCTTTTTCACAGACAGCTGTCTGATTCTTGG GGAAGCTATGATCCCGTGCATTTTACTTGCTGTCGGTGGCAATCTCGTTGATG GTCCTGGTGAAGGAAGTAAGAGGCTTGGTGTGCGTACAACTGTTGCTATAATTTTTGCACGGTTGATCTTGGTCCCTCTTGCTGGGGTTGGCATCATCTTGTTAGTTGATAAACTTGGTTTCATTCCGAAGGATGACAAAATGTTCAAGTTTGTCCTGCTACTGCAGCATTCTATGCCCACATCAGTGCTGTCAG GTGCTGTTGCAAACCTGAGAGGGTGTGGTAAAGAATCAGCTGCAATCTTGTTCTGGGTTCACATTTTTGCCGTGTTCTCTATGGCAGGATGGATCATTTTCTATCTGAGCTTGCTCTTCTAA